In Streptomyces sp. NBC_01231, the sequence GAACAGGGAACGGCCCAGTCGGGAGGCGGATCCCGAAGACTCCCGGCAGTCTGGAACGGCTCGAAAAGGCGCACGTACTCACGGGGGTAGGCTCGACAACGGCCGGGGCGTCCAGTGCACCGGCAATTCGACATGCGTGACATGTGGAGAGGAGCCCTGACCCAGGGTGAGCACCAAGCCGACCACCACAGACCTCGAGTGGACCGAGTTGGATCAGCGGGCCGTCGACACCGCCCGCGTCCTGGCCGCCGATGCCGTACAGAAGGTCGGCAACGGCCATCCCGGTACGGCGATGAGCCTGGCGCCTGCCGCGTACACCCTCTTCCAGAAGGTGATGCGGCATGACCCGGCGGACGCCGGCTGGGTGGGCCGGGACCGCTTCGTGCTGTCTGCCGGCCATTCGTCCCTGACCCTCTACACCCAGCTGTACCTGGCCGGTTTCGGTCTGGAGCTGGAGGACCTGAAGTCGTTCAGGACGTGGGGGTCGAAGACGCCGGGGCATCCGGAGTACGGCCACACCACGGGTGTGGAGACGACGACGGGCCCGCTGGGGCAGGGGGTGGCCAACGCGGTGGGCATGGCGATGGCCGCCCGTTACGAGCGCGGTCTGTTCGACCCGGAGGCCGCTGAGGGCACCTCGCCCTTCGATCACTTCGTGTTCGCGATCGCCGGTGACGGCTGTCTGCAGGAGGGCATCTCCGCGGAGGCGTCCTCGCTGGCCGGTCACCAAAAGCTCGGCAACCTCATCCTGTTGTGGGACGACAACCACATCTCCATCGAGGGCGACACCGAGACGGCTGTCTCCGAGGACACCGTCAAGCGCTACGAGGCGTACGGCTGGCATGTGCAGCGGGTGGCCGCCAAGCCGGACGGCGACCTGGACCCGCACGCCCTCTACGACGCCATCGAGGCCGCCAGGCAGGTCACGGACCGGCCCTCGTTCATCGCGATGCGCTCGATCATCGCCTGGCCCGCCCCCAACGCCCAGAACACCGAGGCCGCGCACGGCTCCGCGCTGGGCGACGACGAGGTCGCGGCCACCAAGCGCGTCCTGGGCTTCGACCCCGAGCAGACCTTCGAGGTCGCCGACGAGGTCCTGACCCACACCCGCGCACTGGGCGAGCGGGGCCGCCAGGCCAGGGCCCAGTGGGAGAAGTCCTTCCAGGAGTGGCGCAACAACAACGCCGAGCGTGCGGCCGAGTTCGACCGGATCGCCGCGGGTGAGCTGCCCAAGGGCTGGGAGGACAAGCTTCCGGTCTTCGAGACGGGCAAGGGTGTCGCCACCCGTGCCGCCTCGGGCAAGGTGCTTCAGGCGCTGGGTGCGGTGATCCCGGAGCTGTGGGGCGGCTCGGCCGACCTGGCCGGCTCGAACAACACCACGATCGACAAGACGTCGTCCTTCCTGCCCGGGGACAACCCGCTGCCGGAGGCGAACCCGTACGGCCGCACGATCCACTTCGGCATCCGCGAGCACTCCATGGCCGCGGAGATGAACGGCATCGCCCTGCACGGCAACACCCGTATCTACGGCGGCACCTTCCTCGTCTTCTCCGACTACATGCGCAACGCCGTGCGCCTGTCCGCGCTGATGCACCTGCCGGTCACCTACGTGTGGACGCACGACTCCATCGGCCTGGGCGAGGACGGCCCCACCCACCAGCCCGTCGAACACCTCGCCTCCCTGCGCGCCATCCCGGGCCTGAACGTGGTCCGCCCGGCCGACGCCAACGAGACCGCGATCGCCTGGCGCGAGATCCTGCGCCGCTACACCAAGGTCTTCGGCAAGGGAGCCCCGCACGGCCTCGCGCTGACCCGTCAGGGCGTGCCGACGTACCAGCACAACGAGGACGCGGCCAAGGGCGGTTACGTCCTGTTCGAGGCCTCCACCGGGACACCGGAGGCGATCCTCGTCGCGACCGGTTCCGAGGTGCACGTCGCCGTCGAGGCCCGTGAGCGGCTCGAAGCCGACGGTGTGCCGACGCGGGTCGTGTCCATGCCGTGCGTGGAGTGGTTCGAGGAGCAGGACCAGGGGTACCGGGACAGCGTCCTGCCGCCTGCGGTGAAGGCGCGTGTCGCGGTCGAGGCCGGGATCGGTCTCACCTGGCACAAGTACGTGGGAGACGCCGGACGCATCGTTTCCCTGGAGCACTTCGGTGCTTCGGCGGACGGCAAGGTGCTCTTCCAGGAGTTCGGCTTCACCGCCGAGAACGTGGCGGCCCAGGCCCGGGAATCGATCGCCGCAGCCCAGCGCTGACGCTCATATACGACACGTAGGAGATGCAATTTCCATGACAGACGCACTCAAGCGCCTCTCCGAGGAAGGCGTGGCGATCTGGCTGGACGACCTGTCGCGCAAGCGGATCACGTCCGGCAACCTCGCCGAGCTGATCGACCAGCAGCACGTCGTGGGCGTCACCACCAACCCGTCCATCTTCCAGAAGGCGATCTCCGAGGGCGACGGTTACGACCAGCAGCTCTCCGACCTCGCCTTCCGCAAGGTCACGGTCGAAGAGGCCATCCGCATGATCACGACGGCGGACGTCCGCGACGCCGCCGACATCCTGCGGCCGGTCTTCGACGCCACCGGCGGCCAGGACGGCCGGGTCTCGATCGAGGTCGACCCGCGCCTGGCCCACAACACCAAGGCGACGACCGCCGAGGCCCGGCAGCTGGCCTGGCTGGTGGACCGTCCCAACACACTCATCAAGATCCCGGCGACCCGGGCGGGCATCCCGGCGATCACCGAGGTCATCGGCCTCGGCATCAGCGTCAACGTCACGCTGATCTTCTCGCTGGAGCGCTACCGCGAGGTCATGGACGCGTTCCTCGCGGGCCTGGAGAAGGCCAAGGAGCGCGGCCTGGACCTCTCGAAGATCCACTCCGTGGCGTCCTTCTTCGTGTCCCGCGTGGACACCGAGATCGACAAGCGGATCGACGCGCTCGGCACCGACGCCGCCAAGGCCGCCCGCGGCAAGGCCGGCGTCGCCAACGCCCGTCTCGCCTACCAGGCGTACGAGGAGGTCTTCTCCTCGGACCGCTGGAGCACGCTGGAGAGCGCGGGCGCCAACAAGCAGCGTCCGCTGTGGGCGTCGACCGGCGTCAAGGACCCGGCGTACAAGAAGACCATGTACGTCGAGGAACTGGTCGCGCCGAACACGGTGAACACCATGCCGGAGGCGACCCTGTTCGCCACCGAGGAGCAGGGCGAGATCCGCGGCGACGCCATCTCGGGCACCTACGAGCAGGCCCGCGCCGACCTCGACGCGGTCGAGAAGCTCGGGATCCCGTACGACGAGGTCGTCCAGCTCCTGGAGGACGAGGGCGTCGAGAAGTTCGAGTCGTCCTGGAACGACCTGCTCAAGTCGACCGAGGCGGAGCTCCAGCGCCTCGCCCCTTCGGAGGGCTGAAGCCTTGGCTCCTATTTCCGGTCCCGGAGCGAACCCGCTCCGGGACCCCGCCGACCGACGGCTCCCGCGTATCGCGGGGCCGTCGGGCCTGGTCATCTTCGGCGTGACGGGCGATTTGTCACGAAAGAAGCTCATGCCCGCCGTGTACGACCTCGCGAACCGGGGTCTGCTGCCTCCGGGTTTCTCGCTGGTCGGTTTCGCCCGGCGTGAGTGGGCGCACGAGGACTTCGCTCAGGAGGTCCACGACGCCGTCAAGGAGCACGCCCGTACGCCGTTCCGTGAGGAGGTCTGGCAGCAGCTCATCCAGGGGATGCGCTTCGTCCAGGGCACCTTCGACGACGACGACGCGTTCGAGCGTCTGCGCGGCACCATCGAGGAGCTGGACAAGGCACAGGGCACGGGCGGCAACTTCGCCTTCTACCTGTCCGTGCCGCCGCGCTCCTTCCCCGTGGTCATCCAGCAGCTGAAGAAGCACGGGCTGGCGGACCAGCAGGGGGGCTCCTGGCGGCGCGCCGTCATCGAGAAGCCCTTCGGCCACGACCTGAAGTCGGCCGAGGAGCTCAACAAGGTCGTGCACGAGGTCTTCGCCCCGGATCAGGTCTTCCGTATCGACCACTACCTGGGCAAGGAGACCGTCCAGAACATCCTGGCGCTGCGCTTCGCCAACACGATGTTCGAGCCGATCTGGAACCGGTCCTTCGTGGACCATGTGCAGATCACGATGGCCGAGGACATCGGCATCGGCGGCCGGGCCGGCTACTACGACGGCATCGGCGCCGCCCGTGACGTCATCCAGAACCACCTGCTCCAGCTGCTGGCCCTCACGGCGATGGAGGAGCCGTCGTCCTTCGACGCGGACGCCCTCGCCGCCGAGAAGACCAAGGTGCTCGGCGCGGTGAGACTGCCGAAGGACCTCGGCGTGGACACCGTGCGCGGGCAGTACGCGGCCGGCTGGCAGGGCGGCGAGAAGGTCATCGGCTACCTCGAAGAGGACGGCATCGACGGCAAGTCGAAGACCGACACCTACGCGGCGATCAAGGTGGAGATCGACAACCGCCGCTGGGCGGGGATCCCCTTCTATCTGCGCACCGGCAAGCGGCTGGGCCGCCGGGTCACCGAGATCGCGGTCGTCTTCCAGCGGGCCCCGCACTCCCCCTTCGACCACACGGCGACGGAGGAGCTGGGCAAGAACGCGATCGTCATCCGCGTCCAGCCCGACGAGGGCGTCACGGTCCGCTTCGGCTCCAAGGTGCCGGGCACCTCGATGGAGATCCGGGACGTGTCCATGGACTTCGCCTACGGCGAGTCGTTCACGGAGTCCAGCCCGGAGGCGTACGAGCGCCTCATCCTCGACGTGCTGCTCGGGGACTCGAACCTCTTCCCGCGCACCGAGGAGGTCGAGCTGTCCTGGAAGATCCTCGACCCGATCGAGCAGTACTGGGACAAGAACGGCAAGCCCGCCCAGTACCCGGCCGGCACCTGGGGACCCGTCGAGGCGGACGAAATGCTCGAGCGAGACGGACGGAGCTGGCGCCGGCCATGAAGATAGACCTCACGGACACCACGGCCAGCAAGGTCAACAAGGCACTGGTGCAGGGCCGGCGGGCCATCGGCACCCCGGCCGTCGGCATGGTGCTCACGCTGGTCATCGTCACGGACGAGGAGAACGCGTACGACGCTCTGAAAGCCGCCAACGACGCCTCGCACGAGCACCCCTCGCGCACGCTCGTGGTCATCAAGCGCGTCTCACGTTCTCCCCGCGACCGGACCCAGTCCCGACTGGACGCCGAGGTGCGGGTGGGCGCGGACGCGGGCACCGGCGAGACGGTCGTCCTGCGGCTGTACGGCGATGTCGCCCACCACGCCCAGTCGGTCGTCCTTCCGCTGCTGCTGCCGGACGCCCCGGTGGTGGTCTGGTGGCCGGTGAACGCACCCCTGGACCCGGCACAGGACCCCCTGGGCGCCCTCGCCCAGCGCCGGGTCACCGACACCTACGCCTCCGAGCAGCCGGTACGGGACCTCGGTTCCCGCGCGGACGCCTACACGCCCGGGGACACGGATCTGTCGTGGACCCGGATCACGCCCTGGCGTTCGATGCTGGCGGCGGCTCTCGACCAGGTGACCTGCGAGGTCGAGGCCGTCGAGGTGGAGGGCGAGGAGTTCAACCCGAGCTGTGAGCTGCTGGCGATGTGGCTCGCGGACCGGCTGGACGTCCCGGTGAAGCGTTCGCTGTCGTCGGGCCCCGGTCTGACGGCGGTCCGGATGCACACCGACTGCGGCCCGATCATCCTCGACCGTGCCGACGGTTCCCTCGCCACCCTCTCCATCGAGGGCCAGCCGGACCGTGCGGTGGCGCTCAAGCGCCGCGAGACGGCCGAGCTGATCGCGGAGGAGCTGCGGCGGCTGGACCCGGACGACACGTACGCGTCCGCGCTGCGGTTCGGGGTGGAGCGGTTGAACACCTCGAACGGGTCGCACGGGTCGCACGGCAAGGGTGCCGAGGTGCCCGACCCGGAGCCGGCCGCTCACGAGCACACCAGCTCGGAGGGACCGGTGGCCAAAGGAGACAAAGGAGCCGAAGGAGAAGGGGCCGCCGCGGTCCCTACTCCCCTTGAAGCGGCTGCGAAAGCACCCGCGAAGGAAGCGGCGGCGCAGGCTCCGGTGAGGAAGGCGGCGGCGAAGTGAGCACTCCGCAGCTGGTCGTGCACCACGACAAGGAGCTGATGGCCCAGGCCGCCGCGGCCCGCCTGATCACGAAGGTCGTGGACGCGCAGGCCTCGCGCGGCACGGCCTCCGTGGTCCTCACGGGCGGCCGCAACGGCAACGGTCTGCTGGCCGCCCTGGCCGCCGCGCCCGCCCGGGACGCCGTCGACTGGGGCCGCCTGGACCTGTGGTGGGGCGACGAGCGGTTCCTGCCCGAGGGCGACCCGGACCGCAATGTCACGCAGGCCCGCGAGGCCCTGCTGGACGCGGTGCCGCTGCACCCGAAGCGCGTGCACGCCATGCCCGCGTCGGACGGCCCGTACGGGTCCGACGCGGACGCGGCGGCCGCGGGTTACGCCGAGGAGCTGGCCCGTGCGGCGGGCCCCGAGAACCACGGCGCGGTACCGACGTTCGACGTCCTGATGCTGGGCGTGGGACCCGACACCCATGTGGCGTCCCTGTTCCCCGAACTGCCGGCCGTCCGGGAGACCGAACGCACGGTGGTCGGCGTCCACGGCGCTCCGAAGCCTCCGCCGACCCGCGTGACTCTCACGCTTCCGGCGATCCGGGCGGCGCGCGAGGTGTGGCTGCTGGCGGCGGGCGAGGACAAGGCCGAGGCCGCGGCGATCGGCCTCTCGGGCGCGGGCGAGATCCAGGCCCCGGCGGCGGGCGCCCGCGGCAGGCAGCGCACCCTGTGGCTGCTGGACTCCGCGGCGGCCTCGCAGCTGCCGCGGGCACTGTATCCGCCGGCGTCGTCATGAACCGACGCTCGGCGTTGTCATGAGTTGAGGGACGGCGTTCTCGTGAGCTGAGGGGCGTCGGAGGTTTTCGCCTCCGCCGCCCCTCAGCCGCGCGAGGCGGCGGCCTACTTCACCGAGCCCGCCATCACGCCCTGCACGAAGTGCCGCTGGAACGCGAAGAACACCACCACCGGCACCACCAGCGACAGGAACGCCCCGGGTGCCAGGACGTCGATGTTGCTGCCGAACTGACGTATCTGGGACTGGAGTTCCACGGTCAGCGGCTGTGCGGAGCCGTCCGCGAACAGCAGCGCCACCAGCATGTCGTTCCACACCCACAGGAACTGGAAGATGGCGAGGCTGGCGATCGCCGGCCGTCCCACCGGCAGGACCAGCCGGGTGAAGATCCGCCACTCGCTGCCGCCGTCCATCCGGGCCGCCTCCAGCATCTCCTTCGGCATCTCGGCGAAGTAGTTGCGCAGCAGGAACACCGCGAACGGCAACCCGTACGCCACGTGGAAGAGCACCACACCCGGAATCGTCCCGAACAGCCCCAGCTGCCCGAAGAGTTTGGCGACGGGGAGCAGTCCGATCTGGACCGGCACCACCAACAGCGCCACCACGACCAGGAAGACGGTGTCCCGCCCGGGGAAGTCCAGCCAGGCGAACGCGTATCCGGCGAGTGCCGCGAGGGCCACCACCAGGACGGTCGTCGGCACCGAGATCAGCACCGTGTTCCAGAACGACTGGATCATCCCGGAGTTCTTCAGCAGCGCCGAGTAGTTGTCGAAGGACAGCTGCCCGGGGCTGGCGAACACGGTCCACCAACCGCCCCCCGCCGTGTCCTGGGCGGACCGCAGCGAGGAGAGGAACAGTCCCGCGAGCGGGGTCACCCAGACCAGGCCGATCACCACGAGGAAGGCCTGCACCAGACCGTTGGCCAGGCCGCGTCGCACGGCGTTCATCGCTGACTCCCTCGGAAACGACGGACGTTGAAGACCATGGCCGGGATCACCAGGAGCAGGAGCAGAACCCCGAGGGCACTGCCCAGGCCCTGGTTGTTGCCGCCGCCGAACGACACCAGCCACATCTGCGTGGCGAGCACGGTCGCGTCCTCCTGCACCGGCCCGGGCGCGATGATGTAGACGAGGTCGAAGACCTTCATCACGTTGATCACGAGGGTCACGAAGACCACGGTGAGGACGGGCGCCAGCAACGGCACCGTGATCCGCCGGAAGATCTGCCACTCGTTCGCCCCGTCCATCCGCGCCGCCTCCAGCGCGTCCCGGGGCAGCGCCGCGAGCCCGGCGCCGATCAGCACCATCGCGAAGCCGGTCCAGATCCACAGGTACGCCCCGATGATCGCCGGGGTGACGAGCGCGGGCCCGAGCCAGGAGACGCCTCCGTACGGCTCGGCGAAGTTCGACGCGGGCAGCTTCACCGTGTACGAGCCGGAGTCGAGGCCGGTGAAGCGGAAGGAGCCGTCGGACGCCGTCGTCGTAGTCGCGGCCGTCTTCCCGTCGCCGCCGACCGCCTCGACCTTCGTCTGCGGCAGCCCGCTCTCCCGCCGGTCGACCTTGCCCTGCTCCCCTCCCCCGCCGGGCGTGAAGTCGAGGTAGACCACCCCGCGCAGCTCGTCCGGCGCCGATGCCCGTGCGGCCGCCGGGTACGCGGGCTCGGCCCCCGCGGGCAGTTCCTTCGGCGGGACGCCGACCAGGCCGAGGGTCACCGAGTCACCCGGGGAGACGGTGGCGGTCGTCCGGTACGAGCCGTCCGGCTCGCCCTTCAGTCCGTGGCCGTCGCGGGCGCGGGCCGTCGGGTACGGCGAGGTGCCCGCGAAGGCGTCGTGCACCGAGACGACGGCGGCGTTCAGGACACCCTTGTTCGGGTCCTCGTCGTAGGCCAGCCGGAAGATGATGCCGGCGGCGAGGAAGGACACCGCCATCGGCATGAACAGCAGCAGTTTGAAGGCGGTCGCCCAGCGGACCTTCTCCACCAGCACGGCGAGGATCAGGCCGAGGCCGGTCAGCAGGGCGGGAGCCACCACCACCCAGATCGCCGTGTTCCGGACCGCCTTGACGGTCGCCGGGTCACGGAACATCTCGGTGTAGTTCTCGCCGCCCACGAAACGGGTGCCGGACGCGTCGAAGAAGCTGCGGCCGATCGAGAACAGCACGGGATAGACGACGAGCGCGCCGAGCAGGAGCAGGGCGGGGAACGCGAACAGGACGGCGATGACGCGTCCGCGCCGCCGCGTGCGCCGGGCACGGACGGCGGGACCGGAGGGCGGAGCGCCCGCCTCTTTCACAAGGGTCGCGGTCATGGTCGGTCAGCCCTTGTACGCCTTGGCGGCCGCGGCTTCGAGCTGCGCCGCGGTCCCCTTCGGGTCCGACGGGTCGCGCAGGAAGTCCTGCAGCAGCTTCCACTCACCGGCGCCCTTGGTGCCGCCGAAGGCCGCCGGGGCCTGGTCGGACATGTCGAAGCGGACCGAATCCCCGGCCCCGACAAGGGACTTGGCGGTGGCGCGCGTGACGTCGTCGCCGTACGAGGCGAGGTCGAGCTTCTTGTTCGGGGACAGGAAGCCGCCCGCCTTCGCCCACACGGCCGCGGCCTCGGGGGTGGCCAGGTACTCCAGGAGCTGCATGCCGGCCTTGGCGTTCTTGCCGTCCTTCAGCACCACGGCCGCGTCACCGCCGCTGACCACCGGGGCCTTGCCGCCGTCGACCGCCGGGAAGGGGAAGAAGTTCGCGTCCTGCCCGATCGCCTTGCCGAACTGGTCCTTGGCGACACCGGCGACGAAGTCGCCCTCGTAGACCATGCCGGCCTCGGGCTCGGGCCCGAACACCTTCTCCACCGAGCCCGGGAAGTCGGTGTTGAGCGCCCCCTTCTGCCCGCCCGCCAGCAGCTGCTTGTCCTTGAAGAGCTTGCCGAGCGTGCCGAGCGCCTTGACCACCGACGCGTCGGTCCACTTCAGCTTGTGGGTGGCGAGGGCGTCGTACTTCTCGGGTCCGGCCTGGGAGAGGTAGATGTTCTCGAACCAGTCGGTGAGGGTCCAGCCGTCCTGACCGGCCACCGAGAAGGCGGCGAGACCGGAGTCGGAGACGACCCGCCCGGCCTTCAGCATCGCGTCGTACGTGGCCGGTGGCTTGACCCCGGCCTGGTCGAGGGCGTCGGGGCTGTACCAGACCGTCGACTTGTGGGCGGCCTTGAAGTAGAGGCCGTAGAGGGCGCCGTCGACGCTGCCGTACTTCTTCCACACGGGCGCGTAACCCGCGTCCACGGACTGCTCGGTCGTCTTCGACAGCGGCTTGAGCCAGCCCTGCTTCGCGAACTGCTGCAGGACGCCGACCTGCGGGACCATCACCACGTCGGGCGCGTTCCCGCCCTCGATCTTGCTGCCGACGACGGTGGAGACGTTGTCCCCGGTGGACACGAACTGCGTCTTGGCACCGGTCTTCTCGCCGAAGGCGTCCAGCACCTTCTGGAAGTTCTTCTGCTCGCTGCCGGACCAGACACCGGCCACGGTGACCGTCTGACCGCTGAGCGCCTTGTCGCCGCCGCCGGCCGAGACCGGGCCGCCGCCTCCGCAGGCGGTGGCGCCGAGTGCCAGGGCGAGGGCCGTGCAGCTCGAGAGCAGGGTCGTACGTCGTCGCATCATCGTTGATGTCCCTTCGAGGGGTGAGAAGTTGACGGAAAGGCAGGGGAAGTCGACGGGTGATCAGGAGGGTCGGGAGAAGGTCAGAGCTGGTCGCTGATCCACCAGGCGGCCGTCGAACCGGGGAGCACCCCGGCCGGGCAGGCGCCGCTGGACAGCAGAGGGGTGCCGGAGACCGGCGCGGGCGCGGGCGCCGTACCGAAGTTGACGGCGCAGACCAGCCCGTCGCCGCGGGCGAAGCCGAGGACGCCGGGCGGGGTGTCCAGCCAGCGCAGCGACCCTTCGCCCAACTGGGGCAGCGCGGCGCGTAGTTGGAGGCCGTCGCGGTACAGGTGCCAGAAGGAGCGGGTGTCGGCGAGGGCGCGGTCGGTGGCGTACTCGGCGAAGTACTCGGGCTGCGGCAGCCAGGGCTTGGCGCTGTCGGCGCCTGAGGTGAAGCCGAACGGGGATGCCTGTCCGGACCACGGCAGCGGCACCCGGCAGCCGTCACGGATGCGGGCCCGGCTGCCGGTGCGCCGGAAGATCGGGTCGGTGAGCACGTCGTCGGGCAGGTCGACGACCTCGGGCAGGCCCAGCTCCTCGCCCTGGTAGATGTACGCGGCTCCGGGCAGCGCCAGCATCAGCAGCGCGGCGGCACGGGCGCGGGCGGCGCCGAGTCTGCCACCGTCGGTGGCGGGTTCGCCGTAGCGGGTGACGGTGCGGACCTGGTCGTGGTTGTTGAGGACCCAGGTGACCGTGGAGCCGGTCCCGGCGATGTCCTGCATGGCCTCGGAGATGACCTTGCGAAAGGCGTCGGCGTCCCAGGAGGCGCCGAGCAGGTCGAAGAAGAAGGCCTGGTGGAGCTCGTCCGGGCGGACGTACCGGGCGTGTTCGCGGGCGGTCGGCACCGAGACCTCGCCGACCAGCAACCGTTCCCGGCCGTCACGCGCCGCGTATTCGTCGCACACGGAGCGCCAGTGCCGCCATACGTCGTGCACCTCGGGCTGGTTCCAGGCGAGCGGGTTGACCGAGTCGCGGGTGCGGGCGTCGGCCTCCGGGTCCGGGGAGTCGGGCAGTTCCGGGTGCTTGAAGAGGCCGGCGGCCACGTCGATGCGGAAGCCGTCGACGCCCCGGTCGAGCCAGAAGCGGAGCACCTGGTCGAACTCGGCGCCGATCTCGGAGTTGCGCCAGTTCCAGTCGGGCTGCTCGGGGGCGAACATGTGCAGGTACCACTGGCCGGGCCGCCCGTCCGCCTCGGTCACCCGGCTCCAGGCCGGGCCGCCGAACATGGAGTGCCAGTTGTTGGGCGGTTCGGCACCGTCCGGGCCGCGGCCGTCGGCGAAGTGGAAGCGGGCGCGGGCCGCGCTGCCGGGAGCGGCGGCGAGCGCCTCCTGGAACCACGGGTGCTCGCTGGAGCAGTGGTTCGGGACGATGTCGAGGAGCACCTTGACGCCGAGCCGCCGGGCGGCCGCCATCAGCAGGTCGAACTCGGCGAGGTCGCCGAAGGTCGGGTCGACGTCGCGGTAGTCGGCCACGTCGTAGCCGTGGTCGTGCTGCGGCGAGGGGTAGAAGGGGCTCAGCCAGATCCCGTCGACGCCCAGCTTCTTCAGGTACGGCAGTCCGGCCCTGACCCCGGCGAGATCGCCGATGCCGTCGCCGGTGCTGTCCAGGAAGCTGCGGACGTACACCTGGTAGATCACTGCGTCGCGCCACCAGCGGCGGTACTTGCTCGACATGCATGCATGTTAGGTAGGCGTGTCGTGAGGGTGTCAATGAAAGAAACAGAAGCTACTGCCGAGTTGGCGTGACAAAAGGGGGCCTAAAGGGGCATTGCGAAGCCAGATGAGATAGTCGCGTTACCTAACAGGTAACTACTATCGCTATCGACTGGAGACGGCCGCGAGCTCTCGCGCCAGCCGCCGCACCGCCGCCGCCGGCGTCTCGCGTCCGGTCATCGCGTCGTGCACGACCGCCTGCACCACCAGGCTGACCTGGTCGTAGCGGGGGCTCTTCGGCCGCGGGGCGGCCCGGACGACGCTCGCACGCAGGGTCGGCAGGTACGGGAACTCCCGCACCAGCTCGGGGTCTTCGTACAGCGCGGCACGTACCGGTGGCAGCGCGCCGCGTGTGAGGACCTGGCGCTGGACGGGCTCGCTGGTGAGGTACGCGATCAGACGCGCGGCCGAGTCGGGGTGCCGCGCGTGCGTGCTCACGGCCAGGTTGGAGCCGCCGAGGACGCTCCTCCCCGGCCCGCCCGGTCCGGGCAGCGGTACGGCGCCGATCTTCCCGGCGACCTTCGATCCCCTGGCGGAGGCGCCGACGTACGCGTAGGGCCAATTACGGAGGAAGAGCAGCCG encodes:
- a CDS encoding sugar ABC transporter permease, with product MTATLVKEAGAPPSGPAVRARRTRRRGRVIAVLFAFPALLLLGALVVYPVLFSIGRSFFDASGTRFVGGENYTEMFRDPATVKAVRNTAIWVVVAPALLTGLGLILAVLVEKVRWATAFKLLLFMPMAVSFLAAGIIFRLAYDEDPNKGVLNAAVVSVHDAFAGTSPYPTARARDGHGLKGEPDGSYRTTATVSPGDSVTLGLVGVPPKELPAGAEPAYPAAARASAPDELRGVVYLDFTPGGGGEQGKVDRRESGLPQTKVEAVGGDGKTAATTTTASDGSFRFTGLDSGSYTVKLPASNFAEPYGGVSWLGPALVTPAIIGAYLWIWTGFAMVLIGAGLAALPRDALEAARMDGANEWQIFRRITVPLLAPVLTVVFVTLVINVMKVFDLVYIIAPGPVQEDATVLATQMWLVSFGGGNNQGLGSALGVLLLLLVIPAMVFNVRRFRGSQR
- a CDS encoding ABC transporter substrate-binding protein, which produces MMRRRTTLLSSCTALALALGATACGGGGPVSAGGGDKALSGQTVTVAGVWSGSEQKNFQKVLDAFGEKTGAKTQFVSTGDNVSTVVGSKIEGGNAPDVVMVPQVGVLQQFAKQGWLKPLSKTTEQSVDAGYAPVWKKYGSVDGALYGLYFKAAHKSTVWYSPDALDQAGVKPPATYDAMLKAGRVVSDSGLAAFSVAGQDGWTLTDWFENIYLSQAGPEKYDALATHKLKWTDASVVKALGTLGKLFKDKQLLAGGQKGALNTDFPGSVEKVFGPEPEAGMVYEGDFVAGVAKDQFGKAIGQDANFFPFPAVDGGKAPVVSGGDAAVVLKDGKNAKAGMQLLEYLATPEAAAVWAKAGGFLSPNKKLDLASYGDDVTRATAKSLVGAGDSVRFDMSDQAPAAFGGTKGAGEWKLLQDFLRDPSDPKGTAAQLEAAAAKAYKG
- a CDS encoding glycoside hydrolase family 13 protein, with the protein product MSSKYRRWWRDAVIYQVYVRSFLDSTGDGIGDLAGVRAGLPYLKKLGVDGIWLSPFYPSPQHDHGYDVADYRDVDPTFGDLAEFDLLMAAARRLGVKVLLDIVPNHCSSEHPWFQEALAAAPGSAARARFHFADGRGPDGAEPPNNWHSMFGGPAWSRVTEADGRPGQWYLHMFAPEQPDWNWRNSEIGAEFDQVLRFWLDRGVDGFRIDVAAGLFKHPELPDSPDPEADARTRDSVNPLAWNQPEVHDVWRHWRSVCDEYAARDGRERLLVGEVSVPTAREHARYVRPDELHQAFFFDLLGASWDADAFRKVISEAMQDIAGTGSTVTWVLNNHDQVRTVTRYGEPATDGGRLGAARARAAALLMLALPGAAYIYQGEELGLPEVVDLPDDVLTDPIFRRTGSRARIRDGCRVPLPWSGQASPFGFTSGADSAKPWLPQPEYFAEYATDRALADTRSFWHLYRDGLQLRAALPQLGEGSLRWLDTPPGVLGFARGDGLVCAVNFGTAPAPAPVSGTPLLSSGACPAGVLPGSTAAWWISDQL